The Trichomycterus rosablanca isolate fTriRos1 chromosome 17, fTriRos1.hap1, whole genome shotgun sequence DNA segment acctcacaaatgtgctacAGATGGAAcaggaacaaattcccacagagacTTCTTAAAAGAGACAAACATTAcctgttatagctgtaaagtTGTGGCAGCTGAATTTTAATTCCctagttttaaaataatgtccaACAAGATAATGGCCGGGTGTCCACatccttttggccatatagtggatGATGGGGTCATGTTGCTCTATAACCATTACCAGCTAATAAATAAGCATTTCTGTACATGGAACCTGTTACACCAACAGTATATGTTCTAATCTTTAGCTACATATGGAGACGAAATCATCAATGGTGGAAAGGCCAAGAAGAACACACTGCAGTACATGGCATCAGTGCAGTGTGACAGGAAGCACATTTGTGGAGGAGCCCTCATAGACGACCGCTATGTGCTCACCGCTGCACATTGTGACAAATCGTAGGCaaatcatgttcttgagttttACAAAAAgcagaaggtttttttttgtttatcttaGTAAGATATCCATCTTCATAAATCCACAGGGGCAACATGAGTGTGATCCTCGGGACTCAGGACATCAATCCACAaggaaaaaatttaaaaagataCTCGGTGATAAGAAAGTACAAATATCCTTCATATAAAAACCCAAAAAATGGGGCTGACATCATGCTTCTGAGGGTACGGTACATCCATTTATGCAACATTATTACATATTAGAATGCTGTATTTTGATCATCATACTTATAACAGATCTGACAAAATTAATGCAATTTGTTCATTTGcgtaatgtgattttttttttttgtatattcaGCTTTCAGAGAAAGTCCAACTTAAAAATGGTGTGAAGCTCATCAAAATCCCAAGCATGAACAAGTCAGTCAATTCTAAAACCAAGTGTCTGGTCGCCGGCTGGGGAAGTGATGGACAGCAAAAAATGGTAAACAACCTGTTGGTGACTGACGTGTCTACCATAAATGTTAAAGTCTGCCAGGAGCAGTGGGCAAAAGCCAGTGTTTCACTCCCACAGAACATCCTGTGCGCCGGGGGTTACAGGACCAAAAGTGGAGCATGCCAGGTACAATTTTACTAAAATGCAGCACAGCCGAGTCACGTGCATCGCCTCAGTTCTACGTTCTCTAATGTTTCTTCTCAAATGTCTCacagatgtgtgtttgtgtgaatttgCAGGGTGATTCTGGTGGACCTCTGGTCTGCAATGATCTTGCAGTTGGCATTGTGTCATTCAACCTACGAGGAAATTGTCAATATCCAAATGTGCCCAATGTCTACACTCAGATTTCAAAGTACACAGACTGGATTAAAAAAGTTATTAAGAAAGGAGATTAAAAATTCAACTGAACTGTTTTACTTAATCATGTAATGATGTTTATATTTGGAACCctcaaaataaaaatgcactgtaaaattattgttgtttttcctAAAATAATATTTCGAAGATTTTTGCACTTTAGctttcaatatatatatatatatatatatatatatatatatatatatacagtatatatatataatatacatatatacatactgtatatacacacacacatacacacacatatatatatatatactgtgtatatactgtatatacagtatatatacatatatactgtatatatactgtatatatactgtatatacatatacaagctCAACAAAACAAACTATAAGGCATCTACAACTGAAGAGAACATTAGGTTCCACTTCTGTCAGGCAACAACTAAAGTTGTCTAAAGCTACGGTGGGAAAAGCTGGACGATTGGAAAAACTGATCAAATTTGATTTATGCTGCATCATGCAAATTGCACTGTCTGAATTTGCATGCAGAAAGCATTAACTAAAGTTCTCAACCTTTGTTCTACCATGAGACTGATCTACTGAGCACATGTATAGTTGTTTCCATTAAGTAGCTGGTGAGTGTATTTATCACTAAAAATGCACAATGTGAAATATGCAAATGTGTCTGATATGGATGAAAAATACAGATTTTAAGCTTTCAAATTGTGTCTGTTCATACATGACCTACAGTACATATGCTGTAGACATTAACCCTAGAGTTAAAATGAGTAAAACTGCAGTAACAAAATATCCTTTATTTTAC contains these protein-coding regions:
- the LOC134331217 gene encoding kallikrein-7, with the translated sequence MNFRLRFLLTVAFSTLAIHATYGDEIINGGKAKKNTLQYMASVQCDRKHICGGALIDDRYVLTAAHCDKSGNMSVILGTQDINPQGKNLKRYSVIRKYKYPSYKNPKNGADIMLLRLSEKVQLKNGVKLIKIPSMNKSVNSKTKCLVAGWGSDGQQKMVNNLLVTDVSTINVKVCQEQWAKASVSLPQNILCAGGYRTKSGACQGDSGGPLVCNDLAVGIVSFNLRGNCQYPNVPNVYTQISKYTDWIKKVIKKGD